Proteins encoded together in one Deinococcus hopiensis KR-140 window:
- a CDS encoding DUF1206 domain-containing protein, whose amino-acid sequence MTDIRDVGRQAEARLRQGAAQAAPGIEALARFGYASKGAVYLAIGALALGVALGRGGATTDPQGALLRLQDLPLGTPLTGLLTLGLLGYALWQLVRAVLDPERQGHGAAGLVKRAGYLLSAVANLGVALFAGRLALLGHASRQQDSEARAAGQVLALPGGGLLLALAGVALLGVAANALYSAYGARFMKRVALTGEGVRYAETLQRVGQVGLGARGVVLGLIGAFLLLAAWQRQPGRALGLSEVLTWLRERPAGGLLLALIAAGTVCYGLWCGVQARYRRVQVQN is encoded by the coding sequence ATGACGGACATTCGAGACGTCGGCCGGCAGGCGGAGGCCCGCCTGCGTCAGGGCGCAGCCCAGGCTGCACCGGGCATCGAGGCGCTCGCGCGTTTTGGGTACGCCAGCAAGGGCGCCGTGTACCTCGCCATCGGGGCCCTCGCGCTGGGCGTGGCGCTGGGCCGGGGCGGAGCCACCACCGATCCGCAGGGCGCGTTGTTGCGGCTTCAGGACCTGCCGCTGGGCACCCCGCTGACCGGACTGCTGACCCTGGGCCTGCTGGGCTATGCCCTGTGGCAGCTGGTGCGCGCGGTGCTCGATCCTGAGCGCCAGGGCCACGGAGCAGCCGGGCTGGTCAAACGTGCGGGTTACCTGCTCAGCGCGGTGGCCAATCTGGGCGTGGCCCTGTTCGCAGGGCGGCTCGCCCTGCTCGGCCACGCCTCCCGGCAGCAGGACAGCGAGGCGCGGGCGGCAGGACAGGTGCTGGCGCTGCCGGGCGGCGGGCTGCTGCTCGCCCTCGCGGGGGTGGCGCTGCTCGGGGTGGCGGCCAACGCCCTGTACAGCGCCTACGGAGCGCGCTTTATGAAGCGGGTCGCCCTGACCGGTGAGGGCGTTCGGTACGCCGAGACGCTCCAGCGGGTGGGGCAGGTGGGCCTCGGCGCGCGGGGCGTGGTGCTGGGGCTGATCGGCGCGTTTTTGCTGCTCGCCGCGTGGCAGCGTCAGCCGGGGCGTGCCCTGGGCTTGTCCGAGGTGCTGACCTGGTTGCGGGAGCGGCCGGCCGGCGGGCTGCTGCTCGCCCTCATCGCGGCGGGCACCGTCTGCTACGGTCTGTGGTGTGGGGTGCAGGCGCGTTACCGCCGCGTGCAGGTCCAGAACTGA
- a CDS encoding PP2C family protein-serine/threonine phosphatase, producing MRPTAMPPLTSGIMTDVGRSRRVNQDAALALDLPRGGLYAVADGMGGHAAGELAANLAVDSLSQHYLEGRGLPPMRLAEAVQAANRTVLEQGVGQYAGMGTTLLALLVDRGAAIVAHVGDSRAYLLRGGELHRLTEDHSWVAEQVRLGNLTEEEARHHQWRSVVSNALGGEARVRLELFGLQVRAGDRLLLCSDGLSGVVPEETLLGLLAQPLSPDRTVRALINAANDEGGPDNITAVVVDVERDQRLPAYPLPARDGKGPVYVDLILRAQRGSQSLTYGLLLLAYFTLLGVMLVPGARVFVGLIGITLMLSVIAAQRLTYARLSRPSPPPAPLQVRPTAAERETREAQRESRNTLS from the coding sequence ATGCGGCCAACCGCAATGCCTCCCCTCACGTCCGGAATCATGACGGATGTGGGGCGCTCGCGCCGTGTAAACCAGGACGCCGCGCTCGCGCTTGACCTGCCGCGTGGCGGCCTGTATGCCGTTGCCGACGGCATGGGAGGCCACGCGGCGGGGGAACTGGCGGCGAACCTGGCGGTGGACAGCCTCAGCCAGCACTACCTGGAGGGGCGTGGCCTGCCGCCCATGCGTCTGGCAGAGGCGGTGCAGGCCGCCAACCGCACCGTGCTGGAGCAGGGGGTCGGCCAGTACGCGGGCATGGGCACCACCCTGCTCGCGCTGCTGGTCGACCGGGGCGCAGCCATCGTGGCGCATGTGGGCGACTCACGGGCGTACCTGCTGCGGGGCGGCGAGCTGCACCGCCTGACCGAGGACCACTCCTGGGTGGCCGAACAGGTCCGGCTGGGCAACCTGACGGAAGAGGAAGCCCGGCACCACCAGTGGCGCAGCGTGGTGAGCAACGCGCTGGGTGGAGAGGCGCGCGTGCGCCTGGAACTGTTCGGGCTGCAGGTGCGTGCCGGAGACCGCCTCCTGCTGTGCAGCGACGGCCTGAGCGGCGTGGTGCCCGAAGAAACCCTGCTGGGACTGCTCGCGCAGCCGCTCAGCCCGGACCGCACCGTGCGCGCGCTGATCAACGCTGCCAACGACGAGGGCGGCCCCGACAACATCACGGCGGTGGTCGTGGACGTGGAGCGCGATCAGCGTCTGCCCGCCTACCCCCTGCCTGCCCGCGACGGCAAGGGGCCGGTGTACGTGGACCTGATCCTGCGCGCCCAGCGCGGCAGCCAGTCGCTGACCTACGGCCTGCTGCTGCTGGCCTACTTCACGCTGCTGGGCGTGATGCTCGTGCCGGGCGCACGCGTGTTCGTAGGGCTGATCGGCATCACGCTGATGCTGAGCGTGATCGCCGCGCAGCGCCTGACCTACGCCCGCCTCAGCCGCCCGTCGCCGCCGCCCGCACCCCTGCAGGTGCGCCCTACCGCCGCCGAGCGCGAGACCCGGGAGGCGCAGCGTGAGAGCCGCAATACCCTGAGCTAG
- a CDS encoding RidA family protein: protein MKDIVETPNAPAAIGPYSQATTFGGLVITSGQIPLRPDGTLVEEGIEAQTRQVLENLVAVLQAAGSDLSRVVKSTVFLADMNEFAAMNAVYAEYFQAPYPARSTVQVARLPRDVRVEIEVIAERA from the coding sequence ATGAAAGACATCGTGGAAACGCCGAATGCTCCCGCTGCCATCGGTCCGTACAGCCAGGCCACCACCTTTGGGGGCCTGGTCATTACCAGCGGGCAGATTCCCCTGCGCCCCGACGGCACCCTGGTGGAAGAGGGCATCGAGGCCCAGACCCGGCAGGTGCTCGAAAACCTGGTGGCCGTGCTGCAGGCGGCGGGCAGCGACCTCAGCCGCGTGGTCAAGAGCACCGTCTTTCTGGCCGATATGAACGAGTTCGCCGCCATGAACGCTGTCTACGCCGAATACTTCCAGGCCCCCTACCCGGCGCGCAGCACGGTGCAGGTGGCCCGCCTCCCCCGCGACGTGCGCGTGGAGATCGAGGTGATTGCCGAGCGGGCGTAA